In Dysidea avara chromosome 3, odDysAvar1.4, whole genome shotgun sequence, a single window of DNA contains:
- the LOC136251204 gene encoding uncharacterized protein isoform X19 — MHVCCVCTCVCWKVVSLTDEDPSVSGAVGNRTEDVQPRVNTTVGGAVGNRTGDGQPRVNTTVGGAVGNRTGDGQPRVNTTVGGAVGNRTGDGRPRVNTTVGGAVGNRTGDGRPSVNTTVGGAVGNRTGDGRPRVNTTVGGVVGNRTEDGRPRVNITVSGAVGNRTTEDGSSRGCKSCARFIIFFALELLVSSMARINDEDGSTSPELSDDDEVLYNDGISSYFNDEALSVSWDDETDSDDFKTCWLIHGKK; from the exons atgcatgtgtgttgtgtatgtacatgtgtgtgttggAAAGTTGTCTCACTTACAGATGAAGACCCAAGTGTCAgtggagcagttggtaacagaactgAGGATGTTCAGCCAAGAG TGAACACTACTGTTGgtggagcagttggtaacagaactgGGGATGGTCAGCCAAGAG TGAACACTACTGTTGgtggagcagttggtaacagaactgGGGATGGTCAGCCAAGAG TGAATACTACTGTCGgtggagcagttggtaacagaactgGGGATGGTCGGCCAAGAG TGAATACTACTGTTGgtggagcagttggtaacagaactgGGGATGGTCGGCCAAGTG TGAATACTACTGTTGgtggagcagttggtaacagaactgGGGATGGTCGGCCAAGAG TGAATACTACTGTCGGTGGAGTAGTTGGTAACAGAACTGAGGATGGTCGGCCAAGAG TGAATATTACTGTCAgtggagcagttggtaacagaacAACTGAGGATGGGTCAAGTAGAGGCTGTAAAAGTTGTGCTAGATTTATCATTTTCTTTGCTTTAGAACTGCTCGTTTCTTCTATGGCAAGGATTAATGATGAAGATG GTAGTACATCACCTGAACTTAGTGACGATGATGAAGTTCTGTATAATGATGGTATTTCATCATATTTTAATGACGAGGCATTATCAGTCTCATGGGATGATGAGACAGATAGTGATGACTTCAAGACCTGTTGGCTCATTCATGGGAAGAAATGA
- the LOC136251204 gene encoding uncharacterized protein isoform X5: MHVCCVCTCVCWKVVSLTDEDPSVSGAVGNRTEDVQPRVNTTVGGAVGNRTGDGQPRVNTTVGGAVGNRTGDGQPRVNTTVGGAVGNRTGDGRPSVNTTVGGAVGNRTGDGRPRVNTTVGGAVGNRTGDGQPRVNTTVGGAVGNRTGDGRPSVNTTVGGAVGNRTGDGRPRVNITVSGAVGNRTTEDGSSRGCKSCARFIIFFALELLVSSMARINDEDGSTSPELSDDDEVLYNDGISSYFNDEALSVSWDDETDSDDFKTCWLIHGKK, translated from the exons atgcatgtgtgttgtgtatgtacatgtgtgtgttggAAAGTTGTCTCACTTACAGATGAAGACCCAAGTGTCAgtggagcagttggtaacagaactgAGGATGTTCAGCCAAGAG TGAACACTACTGTTGgtggagcagttggtaacagaactgGGGATGGTCAGCCAAGAG TGAACACTACTGTTGgtggagcagttggtaacagaactgGGGATGGTCAGCCAAGAG TGAATACTACTGTTGgtggagcagttggtaacagaactgGGGATGGTCGGCCAAGTG TGAATACTACTGTCGgtggagcagttggtaacagaactgGGGATGGTCGGCCAAGAG TGAATACTACTGTTGgtggagcagttggtaacagaactgGGGATGGTCAGCCAAGAG TGAATACTACTGTTGgtggagcagttggtaacagaactgGGGATGGTCGGCCAAGTG TGAATACTACTGTTGgtggagcagttggtaacagaactgGGGATGGTCGGCCAAGAG TGAATATTACTGTCAgtggagcagttggtaacagaacAACTGAGGATGGGTCAAGTAGAGGCTGTAAAAGTTGTGCTAGATTTATCATTTTCTTTGCTTTAGAACTGCTCGTTTCTTCTATGGCAAGGATTAATGATGAAGATG GTAGTACATCACCTGAACTTAGTGACGATGATGAAGTTCTGTATAATGATGGTATTTCATCATATTTTAATGACGAGGCATTATCAGTCTCATGGGATGATGAGACAGATAGTGATGACTTCAAGACCTGTTGGCTCATTCATGGGAAGAAATGA
- the LOC136251204 gene encoding uncharacterized protein isoform X12, which yields MHVCCVCTCVCWKVVSLTDEDPSVSGAVGNRTEDVQPRVNTTVGGAVGNRTGDGQPRVNTTVGGAVGNRTGDGQPRVNTTVGGAVGNRTGDGRPSVNTTVGGAVGNRTGDGRPRVNTTVGGAVGNRTGDGQPRVNTTVGGAVGNRTGDGRPSVNTTVGGAVGNRTGDGRPRVNITVSGAVGNRTTEDGSKLLVSSMARINDEDGSTSPELSDDDEVLYNDGISSYFNDEALSVSWDDETDSDDFKTCWLIHGKK from the exons atgcatgtgtgttgtgtatgtacatgtgtgtgttggAAAGTTGTCTCACTTACAGATGAAGACCCAAGTGTCAgtggagcagttggtaacagaactgAGGATGTTCAGCCAAGAG TGAACACTACTGTTGgtggagcagttggtaacagaactgGGGATGGTCAGCCAAGAG TGAACACTACTGTTGgtggagcagttggtaacagaactgGGGATGGTCAGCCAAGAG TGAATACTACTGTTGgtggagcagttggtaacagaactgGGGATGGTCGGCCAAGTG TGAATACTACTGTCGgtggagcagttggtaacagaactgGGGATGGTCGGCCAAGAG TGAATACTACTGTTGgtggagcagttggtaacagaactgGGGATGGTCAGCCAAGAG TGAATACTACTGTTGgtggagcagttggtaacagaactgGGGATGGTCGGCCAAGTG TGAATACTACTGTTGgtggagcagttggtaacagaactgGGGATGGTCGGCCAAGAG TGAATATTACTGTCAgtggagcagttggtaacagaacAACTGAGGATGGGTCAA AACTGCTCGTTTCTTCTATGGCAAGGATTAATGATGAAGATG GTAGTACATCACCTGAACTTAGTGACGATGATGAAGTTCTGTATAATGATGGTATTTCATCATATTTTAATGACGAGGCATTATCAGTCTCATGGGATGATGAGACAGATAGTGATGACTTCAAGACCTGTTGGCTCATTCATGGGAAGAAATGA
- the LOC136251204 gene encoding uncharacterized protein isoform X20 — translation MKLISCFDEDPSVSGAVGNRTEDVQPRVNTTVGGAVGNRTGDGRPSVNTTVGGAVGNRTGDGRPRVNTTVGGAVGNRTGDGQPRVNTTVGGAVGNRTGDGRPSVNTTVGGAVGNRTGDGRPRVNTTVGGVVGNRTEDGRPRVNITVSGAVGNRTTEDGSSRGCKSCARFIIFFALELLVSSMARINDEDGSTSPELSDDDEVLYNDGISSYFNDEALSVSWDDETDSDDFKTCWLIHGKK, via the exons ATGAAACTGATCAGTTGCTTTG ATGAAGACCCAAGTGTCAgtggagcagttggtaacagaactgAGGATGTTCAGCCAAGAG TGAATACTACTGTTGgtggagcagttggtaacagaactgGGGATGGTCGGCCAAGTG TGAATACTACTGTCGgtggagcagttggtaacagaactgGGGATGGTCGGCCAAGAG TGAATACTACTGTTGgtggagcagttggtaacagaactgGGGATGGTCAGCCAAGAG TGAATACTACTGTTGgtggagcagttggtaacagaactgGGGATGGTCGGCCAAGTG TGAATACTACTGTTGgtggagcagttggtaacagaactgGGGATGGTCGGCCAAGAG TGAATACTACTGTCGGTGGAGTAGTTGGTAACAGAACTGAGGATGGTCGGCCAAGAG TGAATATTACTGTCAgtggagcagttggtaacagaacAACTGAGGATGGGTCAAGTAGAGGCTGTAAAAGTTGTGCTAGATTTATCATTTTCTTTGCTTTAGAACTGCTCGTTTCTTCTATGGCAAGGATTAATGATGAAGATG GTAGTACATCACCTGAACTTAGTGACGATGATGAAGTTCTGTATAATGATGGTATTTCATCATATTTTAATGACGAGGCATTATCAGTCTCATGGGATGATGAGACAGATAGTGATGACTTCAAGACCTGTTGGCTCATTCATGGGAAGAAATGA
- the LOC136251204 gene encoding uncharacterized protein isoform X2 yields the protein MKLISCFDEDPSVSGAVGNRTEDVQPRVNTTVGGAVGNRTGDGQPRVNTTVGGAVGNRTGDGQPRVNTTVGGAVGNRTGDGRPSVNTTVGGAVGNRTGDGRPRVNTTVGGAVGNRTGDGQPRVNTTVGGAVGNRTGDGRPSVNTTVGGAVGNRTGDGRPRVNTTVGGVVGNRTEDGRPRVNITVSGAVGNRTTEDGSSRGCKSCARFIIFFALELLVSSMARINDEDGSTSPELSDDDEVLYNDGISSYFNDEALSVSWDDETDSDDFKTCWLIHGKK from the exons ATGAAACTGATCAGTTGCTTTG ATGAAGACCCAAGTGTCAgtggagcagttggtaacagaactgAGGATGTTCAGCCAAGAG TGAACACTACTGTTGgtggagcagttggtaacagaactgGGGATGGTCAGCCAAGAG TGAACACTACTGTTGgtggagcagttggtaacagaactgGGGATGGTCAGCCAAGAG TGAATACTACTGTTGgtggagcagttggtaacagaactgGGGATGGTCGGCCAAGTG TGAATACTACTGTCGgtggagcagttggtaacagaactgGGGATGGTCGGCCAAGAG TGAATACTACTGTTGgtggagcagttggtaacagaactgGGGATGGTCAGCCAAGAG TGAATACTACTGTTGgtggagcagttggtaacagaactgGGGATGGTCGGCCAAGTG TGAATACTACTGTTGgtggagcagttggtaacagaactgGGGATGGTCGGCCAAGAG TGAATACTACTGTCGGTGGAGTAGTTGGTAACAGAACTGAGGATGGTCGGCCAAGAG TGAATATTACTGTCAgtggagcagttggtaacagaacAACTGAGGATGGGTCAAGTAGAGGCTGTAAAAGTTGTGCTAGATTTATCATTTTCTTTGCTTTAGAACTGCTCGTTTCTTCTATGGCAAGGATTAATGATGAAGATG GTAGTACATCACCTGAACTTAGTGACGATGATGAAGTTCTGTATAATGATGGTATTTCATCATATTTTAATGACGAGGCATTATCAGTCTCATGGGATGATGAGACAGATAGTGATGACTTCAAGACCTGTTGGCTCATTCATGGGAAGAAATGA
- the LOC136251204 gene encoding uncharacterized protein isoform X17 — MHVCCVCTCVCWKVVSLTDEDPSVSGAVGNRTEDVQPRVNTTVGGAVGNRTGDGQPRVNTTVGGAVGNRTGDGRPRVNTTVGGAVGNRTGDGQPRVNTTVGGAVGNRTGDGRPSVNTTVGGAVGNRTGDGRPRVNTTVGGVVGNRTEDGRPRVNITVSGAVGNRTTEDGSSRGCKSCARFIIFFALELLVSSMARINDEDGSTSPELSDDDEVLYNDGISSYFNDEALSVSWDDETDSDDFKTCWLIHGKK, encoded by the exons atgcatgtgtgttgtgtatgtacatgtgtgtgttggAAAGTTGTCTCACTTACAGATGAAGACCCAAGTGTCAgtggagcagttggtaacagaactgAGGATGTTCAGCCAAGAG TGAACACTACTGTTGgtggagcagttggtaacagaactgGGGATGGTCAGCCAAGAG TGAATACTACTGTCGgtggagcagttggtaacagaactgGGGATGGTCGGCCAAGAG TGAATACTACTGTTGgtggagcagttggtaacagaactgGGGATGGTCAGCCAAGAG TGAATACTACTGTTGgtggagcagttggtaacagaactgGGGATGGTCGGCCAAGTG TGAATACTACTGTTGgtggagcagttggtaacagaactgGGGATGGTCGGCCAAGAG TGAATACTACTGTCGGTGGAGTAGTTGGTAACAGAACTGAGGATGGTCGGCCAAGAG TGAATATTACTGTCAgtggagcagttggtaacagaacAACTGAGGATGGGTCAAGTAGAGGCTGTAAAAGTTGTGCTAGATTTATCATTTTCTTTGCTTTAGAACTGCTCGTTTCTTCTATGGCAAGGATTAATGATGAAGATG GTAGTACATCACCTGAACTTAGTGACGATGATGAAGTTCTGTATAATGATGGTATTTCATCATATTTTAATGACGAGGCATTATCAGTCTCATGGGATGATGAGACAGATAGTGATGACTTCAAGACCTGTTGGCTCATTCATGGGAAGAAATGA
- the LOC136251204 gene encoding uncharacterized protein isoform X10 codes for MHVCCVCTCVCWKVVSLTDEDPSVSGAVGNRTEDVQPRVNTTVGGAVGNRTGDGQPRVNTTVGGAVGNRTGDGQPRVNTTVGGAVGNRTGDGRPRVNTTVGGAVGNRTGDGQPRVNTTVGGAVGNRTGDGRPSVNTTVGGAVGNRTGDGRPRVNTTVGGVVGNRTEDGRPRVNITVSGAVGNRTTEDGSSRGCKSCARFIIFFALELLVSSMARINDEDGSTSPELSDDDEVLYNDGISSYFNDEALSVSWDDETDSDDFKTCWLIHGKK; via the exons atgcatgtgtgttgtgtatgtacatgtgtgtgttggAAAGTTGTCTCACTTACAGATGAAGACCCAAGTGTCAgtggagcagttggtaacagaactgAGGATGTTCAGCCAAGAG TGAACACTACTGTTGgtggagcagttggtaacagaactgGGGATGGTCAGCCAAGAG TGAACACTACTGTTGgtggagcagttggtaacagaactgGGGATGGTCAGCCAAGAG TGAATACTACTGTCGgtggagcagttggtaacagaactgGGGATGGTCGGCCAAGAG TGAATACTACTGTTGgtggagcagttggtaacagaactgGGGATGGTCAGCCAAGAG TGAATACTACTGTTGgtggagcagttggtaacagaactgGGGATGGTCGGCCAAGTG TGAATACTACTGTTGgtggagcagttggtaacagaactgGGGATGGTCGGCCAAGAG TGAATACTACTGTCGGTGGAGTAGTTGGTAACAGAACTGAGGATGGTCGGCCAAGAG TGAATATTACTGTCAgtggagcagttggtaacagaacAACTGAGGATGGGTCAAGTAGAGGCTGTAAAAGTTGTGCTAGATTTATCATTTTCTTTGCTTTAGAACTGCTCGTTTCTTCTATGGCAAGGATTAATGATGAAGATG GTAGTACATCACCTGAACTTAGTGACGATGATGAAGTTCTGTATAATGATGGTATTTCATCATATTTTAATGACGAGGCATTATCAGTCTCATGGGATGATGAGACAGATAGTGATGACTTCAAGACCTGTTGGCTCATTCATGGGAAGAAATGA
- the LOC136251204 gene encoding putative Gly-rich membrane protein Bcell_0380 isoform X3 yields the protein MHVCCVCTCVCWKVVSLTDEDPSVSGAVGNRTEDVQPRVNTTVGGAVGNRTGDGQPRVNTTVGGAVGNRTGDGQPRVNTTVGGAVGNRTGDGRPSVNTTVGGAVGNRTGDGRPRVNTTVGGAVGNRTGDGQPRVNTTVGGAVGNRTGDGRPSVNTTVGGAVGNRTGDGRPRVNTTVGGVVGNRTEDGRPRVNITVSGAVGNRTTEDGSKLLVSSMARINDEDGSTSPELSDDDEVLYNDGISSYFNDEALSVSWDDETDSDDFKTCWLIHGKK from the exons atgcatgtgtgttgtgtatgtacatgtgtgtgttggAAAGTTGTCTCACTTACAGATGAAGACCCAAGTGTCAgtggagcagttggtaacagaactgAGGATGTTCAGCCAAGAG TGAACACTACTGTTGgtggagcagttggtaacagaactgGGGATGGTCAGCCAAGAG TGAACACTACTGTTGgtggagcagttggtaacagaactgGGGATGGTCAGCCAAGAG TGAATACTACTGTTGgtggagcagttggtaacagaactgGGGATGGTCGGCCAAGTG TGAATACTACTGTCGgtggagcagttggtaacagaactgGGGATGGTCGGCCAAGAG TGAATACTACTGTTGgtggagcagttggtaacagaactgGGGATGGTCAGCCAAGAG TGAATACTACTGTTGgtggagcagttggtaacagaactgGGGATGGTCGGCCAAGTG TGAATACTACTGTTGgtggagcagttggtaacagaactgGGGATGGTCGGCCAAGAG TGAATACTACTGTCGGTGGAGTAGTTGGTAACAGAACTGAGGATGGTCGGCCAAGAG TGAATATTACTGTCAgtggagcagttggtaacagaacAACTGAGGATGGGTCAA AACTGCTCGTTTCTTCTATGGCAAGGATTAATGATGAAGATG GTAGTACATCACCTGAACTTAGTGACGATGATGAAGTTCTGTATAATGATGGTATTTCATCATATTTTAATGACGAGGCATTATCAGTCTCATGGGATGATGAGACAGATAGTGATGACTTCAAGACCTGTTGGCTCATTCATGGGAAGAAATGA
- the LOC136251204 gene encoding uncharacterized protein isoform X23, producing the protein MHVCCVCTCVCWKVVSLTDEDPSVSGAVGNRTEDVQPRVNTTVGGAVGNRTGDGQPRVNTTVGGAVGNRTGDGQPRVNTTVGGAVGNRTGDGRPSVNTTVGGAVGNRTGDGRPRVNTTVGGAVGNRTGDGRPRVNITVSGAVGNRTTEDGSSRGCKSCARFIIFFALELLVSSMARINDEDGSTSPELSDDDEVLYNDGISSYFNDEALSVSWDDETDSDDFKTCWLIHGKK; encoded by the exons atgcatgtgtgttgtgtatgtacatgtgtgtgttggAAAGTTGTCTCACTTACAGATGAAGACCCAAGTGTCAgtggagcagttggtaacagaactgAGGATGTTCAGCCAAGAG TGAACACTACTGTTGgtggagcagttggtaacagaactgGGGATGGTCAGCCAAGAG TGAACACTACTGTTGgtggagcagttggtaacagaactgGGGATGGTCAGCCAAGAG TGAATACTACTGTTGgtggagcagttggtaacagaactgGGGATGGTCGGCCAAGTG TGAATACTACTGTCGgtggagcagttggtaacagaactgGGGATGGTCGGCCAAGAG TGAATACTACTGTTGgtggagcagttggtaacagaactgGGGATGGTCGGCCAAGAG TGAATATTACTGTCAgtggagcagttggtaacagaacAACTGAGGATGGGTCAAGTAGAGGCTGTAAAAGTTGTGCTAGATTTATCATTTTCTTTGCTTTAGAACTGCTCGTTTCTTCTATGGCAAGGATTAATGATGAAGATG GTAGTACATCACCTGAACTTAGTGACGATGATGAAGTTCTGTATAATGATGGTATTTCATCATATTTTAATGACGAGGCATTATCAGTCTCATGGGATGATGAGACAGATAGTGATGACTTCAAGACCTGTTGGCTCATTCATGGGAAGAAATGA